The following proteins are encoded in a genomic region of Rhizobium sp. CCGE531:
- a CDS encoding ferritin-like domain-containing protein, which yields MSKDKTLEDLFHDTLQDIYYAERKILKALPKMARAAQSPELKAGFEKHREETEGQVERLEQIFELMGKRAKGKTCDAIEGILAEGEEIIEEFKGTPALDAGLISSAQAVEHYEMARYGSLKTWAQTLGLKEAVGLLDQTLQQETNTDKTLTKLANSGVNQKAAA from the coding sequence ATGTCCAAGGACAAGACGCTGGAAGACCTTTTCCATGACACTTTGCAGGACATCTACTATGCCGAGCGGAAGATCCTGAAGGCACTGCCGAAGATGGCGCGCGCCGCCCAATCCCCCGAATTGAAGGCAGGCTTCGAAAAGCACCGGGAGGAAACCGAAGGGCAGGTCGAGCGTCTGGAGCAGATTTTCGAGCTGATGGGCAAACGCGCCAAAGGCAAGACCTGTGACGCGATCGAGGGAATACTCGCCGAAGGTGAAGAGATCATCGAGGAATTCAAGGGTACTCCCGCCCTCGATGCCGGCCTCATCTCCTCGGCACAAGCCGTGGAGCATTATGAAATGGCGCGCTACGGTTCACTGAAGACCTGGGCGCAGACGCTCGGCCTCAAGGAGGCTGTCGGCCTGCTTGACCAGACGCTGCAGCAGGAAACCAACACCGACAAGACTCTGACCAAGCTTGCAAACAGCGGCGTCAATCAGAAGGCAGCGGCCTGA
- a CDS encoding GNAT family N-acetyltransferase produces MTVTIRDARSEDEARWRALWDGYLAFYGVSIAPDITDATWRRVFDPASAIFMRVAEVDGEVKGFTLFLTHEGTWVRAPDCYLEDLFVDESARGRSVGRALLDDLVALCKTNGWARLYWHTEEGNATARKLYDTYVKSDGHIRYRVSF; encoded by the coding sequence ATGACCGTGACGATCCGAGATGCCAGATCCGAAGACGAAGCGCGCTGGCGTGCGTTGTGGGACGGATATCTGGCCTTTTACGGCGTCAGCATCGCGCCCGACATCACCGATGCAACATGGCGCCGGGTCTTCGATCCGGCGTCGGCAATCTTCATGCGCGTGGCCGAGGTCGACGGCGAGGTAAAGGGCTTTACGCTCTTTCTCACGCATGAGGGCACATGGGTGCGCGCACCCGACTGCTATCTGGAAGACCTGTTCGTCGACGAAAGCGCTAGGGGCCGCAGCGTCGGCCGGGCGCTGTTGGATGACCTCGTCGCGCTCTGCAAGACGAACGGCTGGGCCCGGCTTTACTGGCATACCGAAGAAGGCAATGCGACCGCCCGCAAGCTCTACGACACCTATGTGAAGAGCGATGGTCATATCCGCTACCGCGTCAGCTTCTGA
- a CDS encoding aldo/keto reductase, with translation MDMRKLGRTDLFVAPIVFGGNVFGWTADEKTSYALLDAFFDAGFNTIDTADVYSRWVPGNKGGDSEEIIGKWLKQGRIARDKAIIITKVGSEMGPGKKGLKADYIIEAAEASLKRLQTDHIDLYLSHWPDPETPHEESLAAYAKLKEQGKIRHVGCSNLDATQLQASRDAAAKAGLPRYDVLQPEYNLYARDSFEGPLADLCVKEDIGVITYFSLAAGFLTGKYRTKADTEGRARENRVAAYLDDKGLRILAALDKVATETGAKPAEIALAWLLRKRGVTAPIASATSLGQLDALINSAKLSLSDDAIRLLDEAGA, from the coding sequence ATGGACATGCGCAAGCTTGGACGAACCGATCTGTTTGTCGCCCCCATCGTTTTCGGCGGCAACGTCTTCGGCTGGACGGCCGATGAGAAAACCTCCTATGCACTGCTCGACGCCTTCTTCGATGCCGGCTTCAATACGATCGACACGGCCGATGTCTATTCCCGCTGGGTTCCCGGCAACAAGGGCGGCGATTCCGAGGAGATCATCGGCAAATGGCTGAAGCAGGGCCGCATTGCGCGCGACAAGGCCATCATCATCACCAAGGTCGGATCGGAGATGGGGCCGGGCAAGAAGGGGCTCAAGGCTGATTACATCATCGAAGCCGCCGAGGCCTCGCTGAAGCGGCTGCAGACCGACCACATCGATCTTTATCTGTCGCACTGGCCGGACCCCGAGACGCCGCATGAGGAATCGCTGGCTGCCTATGCGAAGCTGAAGGAACAGGGCAAGATCCGCCATGTCGGCTGCTCGAACCTCGACGCGACGCAGCTCCAGGCGTCGCGGGATGCCGCCGCCAAGGCCGGCCTGCCGCGCTACGACGTGCTGCAGCCCGAATACAATCTCTATGCCCGCGACAGCTTCGAAGGACCGCTGGCGGATCTCTGCGTCAAAGAAGACATCGGCGTCATCACCTATTTCAGCCTGGCCGCCGGCTTCCTGACCGGCAAATACCGCACCAAGGCGGATACCGAGGGACGGGCGCGCGAGAACCGGGTTGCCGCCTATCTCGACGATAAGGGTCTGCGCATCCTGGCAGCCCTCGACAAGGTCGCCACCGAAACCGGCGCGAAGCCGGCCGAGATCGCGCTTGCCTGGCTGCTGCGCAAGCGGGGCGTTACGGCGCCGATCGCCAGCGCGACTAGCCTCGGCCAGCTCGACGCGCTAATCAATTCGGCGAAGCTTTCGCTTTCCGATGATGCCATCCGCCTGCTCGACGAAGCCGGCGCTTAA
- a CDS encoding Gfo/Idh/MocA family oxidoreductase produces the protein MLRFGILSTAKIGRDLVVPAIQDAENCVVTAIASRDLDRARQMADRFSVPHAFGSYEEMLASDAIDAVYIPLPTSQHVEWTIKAADAGKHVLCEKPIALKADEIDSLIAARDRNKVLVTEAYMVTYAPVWRKIRSLLADGAIGRLRHIQGAFTYFNRDAGNMRNIPALGGGGLPDIGVYPTISTRFVTDREPLRIQAVTERDPEFGTDIYSSVKADFGDFELTFYISTQMANRQVMVFHGTEGFIEVKSPFNADRYGAEELELTNRGHSESQIFRFPDSRQYRREAEAFASAALGQGAEVVSLESSKLNQKVIDAIYRASEKDGWEPV, from the coding sequence ATGCTGCGTTTCGGAATTCTGTCGACGGCGAAGATCGGCCGCGATCTGGTTGTGCCCGCCATTCAGGATGCGGAAAACTGCGTTGTCACGGCAATCGCCAGCCGCGATCTCGATCGTGCCCGGCAGATGGCCGACCGCTTCTCCGTACCGCATGCCTTCGGCTCCTATGAAGAGATGCTCGCCTCCGACGCGATCGACGCGGTCTATATCCCCCTGCCGACCTCCCAGCACGTCGAATGGACGATCAAGGCTGCCGATGCCGGCAAGCATGTGCTCTGCGAAAAGCCGATTGCGCTCAAGGCGGATGAGATCGACAGCCTGATCGCCGCTCGCGACCGCAACAAGGTCCTGGTGACCGAAGCCTATATGGTCACCTATGCGCCGGTCTGGCGGAAAATTCGCTCGCTGCTCGCCGACGGCGCCATCGGGCGCCTGCGCCACATCCAGGGCGCTTTCACCTATTTCAACCGCGATGCCGGCAACATGCGCAATATTCCGGCGCTCGGCGGTGGCGGCCTGCCCGATATCGGCGTCTATCCGACCATCAGCACCCGTTTCGTCACCGATCGCGAACCCCTGCGCATCCAGGCGGTGACCGAGCGCGATCCGGAATTCGGCACCGACATCTATTCCAGCGTCAAGGCAGACTTCGGCGACTTCGAACTGACCTTCTATATCTCGACGCAGATGGCCAACCGGCAGGTCATGGTCTTCCATGGCACCGAAGGCTTCATCGAGGTGAAGTCGCCCTTCAATGCCGATCGCTATGGCGCGGAAGAGCTGGAGCTGACCAATCGCGGCCATTCGGAATCGCAGATCTTCCGCTTCCCCGACAGCCGCCAGTACAGGCGCGAGGCGGAAGCTTTTGCTTCGGCGGCATTGGGCCAAGGCGCGGAAGTCGTGTCTCTGGAAAGCTCTAAGCTCAACCAGAAGGTCATCGACGCCATCTACCGCGCGAGCGAGAAGGATGGCTGGGAGCCTGTGTAA
- a CDS encoding GtrA family protein — protein MKKLFRFLIAGGVGFVVDAGVLHLLLWFTPFGPFVGRAVSIPTALLATWVLNRNFTFGRSNRSLASEGFRYGSVGLTSALLNYALFSSLLMTEPSLRPIIALTLASAAATAFSFFGYSRFVFRHRQNS, from the coding sequence ATGAAGAAGCTCTTTCGCTTCCTGATCGCCGGCGGCGTCGGCTTCGTCGTCGATGCCGGTGTGTTGCATCTGTTGCTGTGGTTCACGCCCTTCGGCCCCTTCGTCGGCCGGGCAGTCTCGATCCCGACTGCGCTGCTCGCCACCTGGGTTCTCAATCGCAACTTCACCTTCGGCCGGTCCAACCGGTCGCTGGCGTCGGAAGGCTTCCGCTACGGTTCGGTCGGCCTGACCTCGGCGCTCTTGAACTACGCCCTGTTCAGTTCGCTGCTGATGACCGAACCGTCGCTGCGGCCGATCATCGCCCTGACGCTTGCTTCGGCGGCGGCAACGGCGTTCAGCTTCTTCGGCTATTCACGCTTCGTCTTCCGCCACCGACAGAACTCCTAA
- a CDS encoding glycosyltransferase, whose product MWNEKLSIAVLLPCYNEAATIGDVVRGFRKALPQATVYVYDNNSTDGTALHAMLAGATVVRERRQGKGHVVRRMFADIEADIYLMADGDGTYAPEDAEELIRTLLAEGSDMVVGTRRNVHSDAGRQGHAFGNRIFNWLYRTIFGADFTDIFSGYRAFSRRFVKSFPAVSGGFEIETEMSVHASRLKLPVSELELDYGRRPEGSHSKLSTFRDGGKILWMFAMLMKETRPFAFFGILSAIAMELSIGFGIPVLVEYFETGLVTRMPTWVLSVALTMIAFMLFTAGLILDSVARARAEQLRIHYMSLAKPASRENGDDRTVYMAELEKPASRKKRAKAA is encoded by the coding sequence ATGTGGAATGAGAAGCTGAGCATCGCCGTCCTTCTGCCCTGCTACAACGAGGCCGCGACGATCGGCGACGTCGTGCGCGGTTTCCGCAAGGCGCTGCCGCAGGCAACGGTCTACGTCTACGACAATAATTCGACCGACGGCACGGCGCTGCATGCCATGCTTGCGGGGGCGACCGTCGTGCGCGAGCGCCGGCAGGGCAAGGGGCATGTGGTGCGCCGCATGTTTGCCGACATCGAGGCCGATATCTATCTGATGGCCGACGGCGACGGCACCTATGCGCCGGAAGACGCCGAGGAGCTGATCCGCACGCTGTTGGCGGAAGGATCCGACATGGTCGTCGGCACCCGTCGCAACGTTCACAGCGATGCCGGACGGCAGGGTCATGCCTTCGGCAACCGCATCTTCAATTGGCTCTATCGCACCATTTTCGGCGCCGATTTCACCGATATCTTCTCCGGCTACCGCGCCTTTTCGCGCCGCTTCGTCAAGAGTTTCCCGGCCGTGTCAGGCGGCTTCGAGATCGAGACCGAAATGTCGGTGCATGCATCGCGGCTGAAGCTGCCCGTCAGCGAGCTGGAACTCGACTATGGACGGCGACCGGAAGGCTCGCATTCCAAGCTTTCCACCTTCCGCGATGGTGGCAAGATCCTCTGGATGTTCGCTATGCTGATGAAGGAAACGCGGCCCTTCGCCTTCTTCGGCATCCTGAGCGCCATTGCCATGGAGCTCAGCATCGGTTTTGGCATTCCGGTCCTTGTCGAATATTTCGAAACCGGGCTGGTGACGCGCATGCCGACCTGGGTGCTCTCCGTGGCGCTGACGATGATCGCCTTCATGCTGTTCACGGCCGGCCTGATCCTCGATTCGGTCGCCCGCGCCCGCGCCGAACAGCTGCGCATCCACTATATGAGCCTCGCCAAGCCGGCGTCCCGCGAAAACGGCGATGACCGGACGGTCTATATGGCGGAACTCGAAAAGCCCGCAAGCCGGAAGAAAAGGGCGAAGGCTGCATGA
- a CDS encoding homogentisate export protein, translating into MIFATATIIGIAAGLQRTTIGALLGVALVSIAFMAAVAMSVVPPPLMTLFIALGGYNLGFIGYLITADVMEQRRA; encoded by the coding sequence ATGATATTCGCGACCGCCACGATCATCGGAATTGCCGCCGGCCTGCAGCGCACGACGATCGGCGCACTGCTCGGCGTGGCGCTGGTGAGCATCGCCTTCATGGCGGCGGTCGCGATGTCGGTGGTTCCGCCGCCGCTGATGACGTTGTTCATCGCGCTCGGCGGTTACAATCTCGGCTTCATCGGCTATCTCATCACCGCCGATGTGATGGAACAACGCCGCGCCTGA
- the xseA gene encoding exodeoxyribonuclease VII large subunit produces MSSFFENDSPSNLTEYSVSELSGSIKRTVENAFDQVRVRGEISGYRGPHSSGHAYFSLKDDRSRIDAVIWKGTFSKLKFRPEEGMEVIATGKVTTFPGSSKYQIVIESLEPAGAGALMALLEERKRKLGAEGLFDPERKRKLPFMPKVIGVVTSPTGAVIRDILHRISDRFPVHVLVWPVKVQGEGSGDEVANAIRGFNEFAPGGPIPRPDVLIVARGGGSLEDLWSFNDEAVVRAAAASDIPLISAVGHETDWTLIDYAADMRAPTPTGAAEMAVPVKAELEAQLASLAARLQGGMVRQMDQRRQAVRALLRALPSLDQILALPRRRFDEAAAGLGRGLELNTLNKRRSFERMASQLRPDILSNRIAERRQQLGERMTRAERTIERMLDRSRARIERADAVFATLPSRLEAQTGRARDRLGNLARHADTAIRHQLTRSRSELVAQERILQSLSYKNVLKRGYAVVRDEDDRPVSLAAALSTGAAISIEFADGRVGAVTGDDATPPSSSASGTPPAKKRATKPAEPAAPSKQGSLF; encoded by the coding sequence ATGAGCAGCTTTTTTGAGAATGATTCGCCTTCGAACCTGACGGAATATTCCGTCTCGGAACTGTCCGGATCGATCAAGCGCACGGTCGAGAATGCGTTCGACCAGGTGCGCGTGCGCGGGGAAATCTCCGGCTATCGCGGGCCGCATTCCTCGGGCCACGCCTATTTCTCGCTCAAGGATGACCGCTCACGTATCGACGCGGTGATCTGGAAAGGCACCTTCTCCAAGCTGAAATTCCGCCCCGAAGAGGGGATGGAGGTCATCGCGACCGGCAAGGTGACGACCTTCCCGGGCTCGTCGAAATACCAGATCGTCATCGAGAGCCTGGAACCGGCCGGCGCCGGCGCCCTGATGGCGCTGTTGGAGGAGCGCAAGCGCAAGCTCGGTGCCGAAGGTCTTTTCGATCCCGAGCGCAAGCGCAAGCTTCCCTTCATGCCAAAGGTGATCGGCGTCGTCACCTCGCCGACCGGCGCCGTCATTCGCGATATCCTGCACCGTATCTCCGATCGCTTCCCCGTGCATGTGCTGGTCTGGCCGGTCAAGGTGCAGGGGGAGGGCTCCGGTGACGAGGTGGCGAATGCCATTCGCGGCTTCAATGAATTTGCGCCCGGTGGACCTATCCCGCGCCCCGATGTGCTGATCGTCGCGCGCGGCGGCGGCAGTCTCGAGGATCTCTGGAGCTTCAACGACGAGGCCGTAGTCCGTGCCGCTGCTGCCAGCGATATCCCGTTGATCTCGGCCGTGGGGCATGAGACCGACTGGACGCTGATCGATTATGCCGCCGACATGCGGGCTCCGACGCCGACGGGTGCTGCGGAAATGGCCGTGCCTGTTAAGGCCGAGCTGGAGGCGCAGCTCGCAAGTCTTGCCGCCCGCCTGCAGGGCGGAATGGTGAGGCAGATGGATCAGCGGCGGCAGGCGGTGCGTGCGCTGCTGCGCGCCCTGCCTTCGCTCGATCAGATCCTCGCTTTGCCGCGCCGCCGTTTCGATGAAGCGGCCGCCGGTCTCGGCCGCGGTTTGGAGCTGAACACGCTGAACAAGCGCCGTTCCTTCGAGCGCATGGCCTCGCAGCTGCGGCCGGATATCCTGTCGAACAGGATCGCCGAGCGCCGCCAGCAATTGGGCGAGCGCATGACCCGGGCGGAGCGGACCATCGAGCGCATGCTCGACCGGTCCCGCGCCCGCATCGAACGGGCTGACGCCGTCTTCGCCACACTGCCATCGCGCCTTGAGGCGCAGACGGGCCGCGCCCGCGATCGTCTCGGCAATCTCGCCCGCCACGCCGATACCGCCATCCGTCATCAGCTGACCCGCTCGCGCAGCGAGCTGGTGGCGCAGGAGCGGATTCTGCAGTCGCTCTCCTACAAGAATGTCCTGAAGCGGGGATATGCCGTCGTGCGTGACGAGGATGACCGCCCGGTTTCGCTGGCGGCGGCGCTTTCGACGGGTGCGGCCATCTCGATCGAATTCGCGGATGGTCGCGTTGGCGCGGTAACCGGCGATGATGCCACTCCGCCGTCTTCATCCGCATCAGGCACTCCGCCCGCGAAGAAGCGCGCCACCAAGCCGGCTGAGCCTGCGGCTCCGTCGAAGCAGGGAAGCCTGTTCTGA
- a CDS encoding NAD(P)H-dependent oxidoreductase, with protein MRILLVLAHPLEDSFTAAVAKLARETLAAGGHEVDLLDLYREGFDPRLSQAERRGYFDQPYDTSDVDAIVARLRAAEGLILVFPQWWFNFPAILKGFFDRAFAPGVAFTHDPAGGRIVPQLTNIRLFWALTTTGSPWWIVHFYMGNPVRRLLKRGIAAFCAKRLNFRMLALHDMDRVTEAGRKVHLERVKRALATI; from the coding sequence ATGCGCATCCTGCTGGTGCTGGCCCATCCGCTGGAAGACAGCTTCACCGCCGCCGTGGCGAAACTTGCGCGGGAAACGCTTGCTGCCGGCGGGCACGAGGTCGATCTGCTCGATCTCTATCGCGAGGGTTTCGATCCCCGTCTTTCGCAGGCCGAGCGGCGCGGTTATTTCGACCAACCCTATGATACGTCCGATGTCGATGCCATCGTCGCGCGGCTGCGAGCGGCCGAGGGACTGATCCTGGTCTTTCCGCAATGGTGGTTCAATTTTCCGGCCATCCTCAAGGGCTTCTTCGATCGCGCCTTTGCGCCCGGAGTTGCCTTTACCCATGATCCGGCCGGCGGGCGCATCGTGCCGCAGCTCACGAATATCCGCCTGTTCTGGGCGCTGACGACGACCGGCTCGCCCTGGTGGATCGTGCATTTCTATATGGGCAATCCGGTGCGGCGCCTGCTGAAACGCGGCATCGCCGCCTTCTGCGCCAAACGGCTGAATTTTCGCATGCTGGCGCTGCACGATATGGACCGCGTCACCGAAGCCGGACGCAAGGTGCATCTCGAACGCGTCAAGCGAGCGCTGGCGACGATCTGA
- a CDS encoding aminopeptidase: MTSASPNHYPVDHAKLEKLAEVAVRVGLQLQAGQDLLMTAPIAAMPLVRLITREAYKAGAGIVSTFYSDEETTLARYEYGQEASFDRAATWLYEGMAKAFSNNTARLAIAGDNPMLLSNQDPNKVARANRANSAAYKPALEKISNFDTNWNIVSYPNASWAKLVFPNDPEAIAVAKLAKAIFSASRVDVEDPIAAWAEHNANLHKRSTWMNDHRFAALHFQGPGTDLTVGLADGHEWHGGASTAKNGITCNPNIPTEEVFTTPHALRVEGHVSSTKPLSHQGTLIDNIQVRFEGGRIIEAKATRGAEVLNKVLDTDEGARRLGEVALVPHSSPISASGILFYNTLFDENASCHIALGQCYSKCFIDGAKLSQEQIKAQGGNSSLIHIDWMIGSDKVDIDGINADGSRVPVMRKGEWS; the protein is encoded by the coding sequence ATGACATCAGCCTCCCCCAATCATTATCCCGTCGATCACGCCAAGCTGGAAAAGCTTGCGGAAGTAGCCGTAAGGGTCGGGTTGCAGCTGCAGGCAGGCCAGGATCTGCTCATGACGGCGCCGATCGCGGCGATGCCGCTGGTCCGGCTGATCACGCGCGAGGCCTACAAGGCCGGCGCCGGCATCGTCTCCACCTTCTATTCGGACGAAGAGACGACGCTTGCCCGCTACGAATACGGTCAGGAGGCGAGCTTCGACCGCGCCGCGACATGGCTCTATGAAGGCATGGCCAAGGCCTTCTCCAACAATACGGCCCGCCTCGCCATCGCCGGCGACAATCCGATGCTGCTTTCCAACCAGGATCCGAACAAGGTGGCGCGCGCCAACCGCGCCAATTCGGCCGCCTACAAGCCGGCGCTGGAAAAGATCTCGAACTTCGACACCAACTGGAACATCGTCTCCTATCCGAACGCCTCCTGGGCGAAGCTGGTCTTCCCGAACGATCCGGAAGCGATCGCGGTCGCCAAGCTCGCCAAGGCGATCTTCTCGGCCTCTCGCGTCGATGTCGAAGATCCGATCGCGGCATGGGCGGAGCACAATGCCAATCTGCACAAGCGCTCGACATGGATGAACGATCATCGCTTCGCCGCCCTGCATTTCCAGGGACCGGGCACCGATCTGACCGTCGGGTTGGCGGATGGCCATGAATGGCATGGCGGCGCTTCCACCGCCAAGAACGGCATCACCTGCAACCCGAACATCCCGACGGAAGAGGTCTTCACCACGCCGCATGCGCTGCGCGTCGAAGGCCATGTCTCGTCGACGAAGCCGCTGTCGCATCAGGGCACGCTGATCGACAATATCCAAGTGCGCTTCGAAGGCGGCCGGATCATCGAAGCCAAGGCGACGCGCGGGGCGGAAGTGCTGAACAAGGTGCTCGACACCGACGAAGGCGCCCGCCGGCTCGGCGAAGTGGCGCTGGTGCCACATTCCTCGCCGATTTCGGCGAGCGGCATCCTTTTCTACAACACGCTCTTCGACGAAAATGCCTCCTGCCACATCGCGCTCGGCCAATGCTATTCCAAGTGCTTCATCGACGGCGCTAAGCTCAGCCAGGAGCAGATCAAGGCGCAGGGCGGCAATTCCAGCCTGATCCACATCGACTGGATGATCGGCTCCGACAAGGTCGATATCGACGGCATCAATGCGGATGGCTCGCGTGTGCCCGTCATGCGCAAGGGCGAGTGGTCGTAA
- the ybaK gene encoding Cys-tRNA(Pro) deacylase: MSKTTRATQVLIQAKVAFTVHAYDYDPNAERVGLQAAEALGEEPHRVLKTLMAEVDGKPVCVVVPSDHEVSMKKLAAAFGGKSAAMMKPVDAERLTGYHVGGISPFGQKKLVPTAIEAQAMTEAYVYINGGQRGLQVRLSPQDALTALKAKAAPLIA; this comes from the coding sequence ATGTCAAAAACCACCCGCGCGACGCAAGTGCTGATCCAGGCGAAAGTCGCCTTCACCGTGCATGCCTATGATTACGATCCGAATGCGGAGCGTGTTGGCCTACAGGCGGCGGAAGCGCTTGGCGAGGAGCCGCATCGCGTGCTGAAGACGCTGATGGCGGAGGTGGATGGCAAGCCCGTCTGTGTCGTCGTGCCCTCCGACCACGAAGTCAGCATGAAGAAGCTCGCCGCAGCCTTCGGCGGCAAGTCGGCGGCCATGATGAAGCCTGTCGATGCCGAGCGTCTGACGGGCTATCATGTGGGCGGCATCAGCCCTTTCGGCCAGAAGAAGCTGGTGCCGACAGCGATCGAGGCGCAGGCGATGACCGAAGCTTATGTCTATATCAACGGTGGCCAGCGCGGCCTGCAGGTGCGGTTGAGTCCACAGGACGCACTGACCGCCCTGAAGGCCAAGGCTGCGCCGTTGATTGCCTGA
- a CDS encoding toxin-antitoxin system HicB family antitoxin, with protein sequence MSTLTIRLPSDQHERLKALAASRGTSLNKLFEELTTKALTEFDAETRFRLKAAKGDKARGLDILEKLDRVHSERG encoded by the coding sequence ATGAGCACGCTGACAATTCGTCTTCCAAGCGATCAGCACGAACGGCTGAAAGCTCTTGCTGCATCTCGCGGCACGAGTCTCAACAAGCTTTTTGAAGAACTGACGACAAAGGCACTCACAGAGTTCGATGCCGAAACGCGGTTTCGGCTCAAGGCGGCCAAGGGCGACAAAGCTCGTGGTTTGGACATTCTCGAAAAGCTCGACCGCGTTCATTCTGAACGCGGATAA
- a CDS encoding ArsC family reductase, translating to MTITIYGIKNCDTMKKARTWLEGHGIAYDFHDYKAVGIDRDHLERWTKEAGWEVVLNRAGTTFKALPEADRADLSKDRAIALMMAQPSMIKRPVLEADGKLLVGFKPDIYAAAFGRA from the coding sequence ATGACGATCACCATTTACGGCATCAAGAACTGCGACACGATGAAGAAGGCCCGGACCTGGCTCGAAGGCCACGGCATCGCCTATGATTTCCACGACTACAAGGCCGTCGGTATCGACAGGGATCACCTGGAGCGCTGGACGAAGGAAGCTGGCTGGGAAGTCGTGCTCAACCGCGCCGGCACCACCTTCAAGGCCCTGCCGGAAGCGGATCGCGCCGACCTTTCGAAGGACAGGGCCATTGCGCTCATGATGGCCCAGCCTTCGATGATCAAACGCCCGGTGCTGGAGGCGGACGGCAAATTGCTGGTTGGATTCAAGCCGGATATTTATGCGGCTGCATTCGGCAGGGCATAA
- a CDS encoding MarR family transcriptional regulator, with amino-acid sequence MMADKEILRLENLFGAMSLALVDKMEKAFADETGHGPSAIAAIVQIGTEPGITIETLRRMIALSHSATVRLVDQLVASDLVLRAGGVEGDKRARSLQLTESGRALFGRSLAARRAVIDRAFKALKPEETEQLGRLIEKLLPALVDLGDDQDVVCRVCDQGVCDQDRCPIAFMS; translated from the coding sequence ATGATGGCGGACAAGGAAATATTACGGCTGGAGAACCTCTTCGGCGCCATGAGCCTTGCTCTGGTGGACAAGATGGAAAAGGCCTTTGCCGATGAAACCGGCCATGGCCCGAGCGCGATCGCCGCCATCGTCCAGATCGGCACAGAGCCCGGTATCACGATCGAGACCCTGCGCAGGATGATCGCGCTTTCGCATTCGGCCACCGTGCGCCTTGTCGATCAACTGGTGGCGTCCGATCTCGTGCTGCGCGCCGGCGGCGTCGAGGGTGACAAGCGCGCCCGCTCGCTGCAGCTGACCGAGAGCGGGCGGGCGCTCTTTGGCCGAAGCCTTGCCGCCCGCCGAGCCGTCATCGATCGAGCGTTCAAAGCGCTGAAGCCGGAAGAGACGGAACAGCTCGGCCGCCTCATCGAGAAACTGCTGCCGGCATTGGTCGATCTCGGGGACGATCAGGATGTGGTTTGTCGTGTTTGCGATCAGGGTGTTTGCGATCAGGACCGCTGCCCGATTGCCTTCATGTCATAG